One Rosa chinensis cultivar Old Blush chromosome 5, RchiOBHm-V2, whole genome shotgun sequence genomic region harbors:
- the LOC112166024 gene encoding uncharacterized protein LOC112166024, with translation MGNAVSPCFQQNSNSAVKVIFSQGTTRFLRGKHIAGEIMFEFPDQMVCHADSFFIGQPIPALSIDDELMLGQTYFVLPLDRLAGSVLSASSLAALNSSSPKNSPIKFGESPFEYIKGSNGKVLIKVAPEFITRLITRGQEMESESPGNRFLCSTPELQKHYELLVGSKEQSWSPKLETISEHKIRFSPCRFIGVEYWKPKETQV, from the coding sequence ATGGGTAATGCAGTGTCTCCATGTTTTCAACAAAACTCAAACTCAGCTGTTAAAGTAATCTTTTCCCAAGGCACCACCAGATTCCTCAGAGGAAAACACATCGCCGGAGAGATCATGTTCGAGTTTCCCGACCAAATGGTTTGCCATGCAGACTCCTTCTTCATCGGTCAACCTATTCCGGCCTTGTCCATCGACGACGAGCTTATGCTCGGCCAGACCTACTTCGTTCTTCCCCTCGATCGCTTAGCAGGCAGTGTGCTCTCCGCCTCCTCTCTCGCGGCGTTAAACTCGTCGAGCCCTAAGAATTCTCCGATCAAATTCGGGGAGAGCCCCTTCGAGTACATAAAGGGTTCCAATGGAAAGGTGTTGATCAAAGTTGCGCCGGAGTTCATTACCAGGCTGATTACAAGAGGTCAGGAAATGGAGTCCGAAAGTCCAGGCAATCGTTTTCTCTGTAGCACACCGGAGCTTCAGAAACACTACGAGCTGCTTGTTGGTTCTAAAGAGCAATCGTGGTCGCCCAAGCTTGAAACCATTTCTGAGCATAAAATTAGGTTTTCACCTTGCAGATTCATAGGGGTAGAGTACTGGAAACCGAAAGAAACGCAAGTGTAA